A single window of Archangium gephyra DNA harbors:
- a CDS encoding adenylate/guanylate cyclase domain-containing protein, with amino-acid sequence MKGKEAAMARRVGSDSTVARFEVARANQERVFAESALRGERVVSRVRLALLVLVTLSQAVIARISGELAPRDPLRMAAVLGYLVFAITLALGLHLQKKPNPRRARWMPVCATLLDCAFFGFVAWRGASLSGKFNPQMLAASCAVVIAFSVARYSWLHVVLSTVTSSATYALVCWALGEFSFSKVSFVVGCYLALGLLIGWANLAVSSMFLGLRRRDNLSRFLPRQVVERVLQTGDGTLEPVQREVTILFSDIRDFTALSESLPPRAVLGLLDDYFGHMGQIVMGHGGIVNKFLGDGMLACWGVPDGDVNHAVHAMQAALDMRKKLEELNAWRQQRGEPALRIGIGLHTGVVAAGMLGGAEQHEYTVIGDAVNLASRVEGLTKALGVDILVSESTWKAGQGRFQGKRMSEERVKGRKEAVVVYTLEGRAPPEKAEPAPGMPRTAESH; translated from the coding sequence ATGAAGGGCAAGGAGGCCGCCATGGCGCGCCGGGTGGGCAGTGACAGCACGGTGGCCCGGTTCGAGGTCGCGCGGGCCAACCAGGAGCGGGTCTTCGCGGAGAGCGCGCTGCGGGGCGAGCGCGTGGTGTCGCGGGTGCGCCTCGCGCTGTTGGTGCTGGTGACGTTGAGCCAAGCCGTCATCGCGCGGATCTCGGGCGAGCTGGCTCCGAGGGATCCGCTGAGGATGGCGGCGGTGCTGGGCTATCTGGTCTTCGCGATCACCCTCGCGCTGGGGCTGCACCTGCAGAAGAAGCCGAACCCGCGCAGGGCGAGGTGGATGCCGGTCTGCGCCACGCTGCTGGACTGTGCCTTCTTCGGCTTCGTGGCGTGGCGAGGGGCCTCGTTGTCGGGGAAGTTCAACCCGCAGATGCTGGCGGCGAGCTGCGCGGTGGTGATCGCGTTCTCGGTGGCGCGCTACAGCTGGCTGCACGTGGTGCTGTCCACGGTGACGTCCTCGGCGACGTACGCGCTGGTGTGCTGGGCGCTGGGGGAGTTCTCCTTCTCGAAGGTGAGCTTCGTGGTGGGCTGCTACCTCGCGCTGGGGCTGCTCATCGGGTGGGCGAACCTGGCGGTGAGCAGCATGTTCCTGGGGCTGAGGAGGCGCGACAACCTCTCGCGTTTCCTGCCGCGGCAGGTGGTGGAGCGGGTGCTGCAGACGGGGGACGGGACGCTGGAGCCGGTGCAGCGGGAGGTGACGATCCTCTTCAGCGACATCCGGGACTTCACGGCGCTGAGCGAGTCACTGCCCCCGCGAGCGGTGCTGGGGCTGCTGGACGACTACTTCGGGCACATGGGGCAGATCGTGATGGGGCACGGGGGCATCGTGAACAAGTTCCTGGGGGACGGGATGCTGGCGTGCTGGGGAGTGCCGGACGGGGACGTGAATCACGCGGTGCACGCGATGCAGGCGGCGTTGGACATGCGCAAGAAGCTGGAGGAGCTCAACGCGTGGAGGCAGCAGCGGGGGGAGCCGGCGCTGCGCATCGGCATCGGGCTGCACACGGGGGTGGTGGCGGCGGGGATGCTGGGAGGCGCGGAGCAGCACGAGTACACCGTGATCGGGGACGCGGTGAACCTGGCCTCGCGGGTGGAGGGACTGACGAAGGCGTTGGGGGTGGACATCCTGGTGAGCGAGAGCACCTGGAAGGCGGGGCAGGGCCGTTTCCAGGGCAAGCGGATGTCCGAGGAGCGGGTGAAGGGGAGGAAGGAGGCGGTGGTGGTCTACACCCTCGAGGGGCGAGCGCCGCCGGAGAAGGCGGAGCCCGCGCCCGGGATGCCGAGAACCGCCGAATCCCACTGA
- a CDS encoding DUF962 domain-containing protein, whose protein sequence is MLKPQTQALFDEYISAHQHPTNRLTHKIAIPLIVLHIVAMLDWVRLVSVPALPGGSLTLAYVAWALASIWFVRADARLGLIVSVAAALCIPLGRMLPREAVIGIALFGWLVQLAGHAVWEKKSPSFLTNLVHALVGPLFFVALLTGDYKVAAQAQTAPQTAR, encoded by the coding sequence ATGCTGAAACCACAGACCCAGGCGCTGTTCGACGAGTACATCTCCGCCCACCAGCACCCCACCAACCGCCTCACCCACAAGATCGCCATCCCCCTCATCGTCCTGCACATCGTCGCCATGCTGGACTGGGTGCGGCTGGTGTCAGTCCCCGCGCTGCCCGGGGGCTCGCTCACCCTCGCCTACGTGGCCTGGGCCCTGGCCTCCATCTGGTTCGTGCGCGCCGACGCCAGGCTGGGACTCATCGTCTCCGTCGCCGCCGCCCTGTGCATTCCGCTGGGCCGCATGCTGCCTCGCGAGGCCGTCATCGGCATCGCCCTCTTCGGCTGGCTCGTCCAGCTCGCGGGCCACGCCGTCTGGGAGAAGAAGTCGCCTTCCTTCCTCACCAACCTCGTCCACGCCCTCGTCGGCCCGCTGTTCTTCGTCGCCCTGCTGACCGGGGACTACAAGGTGGCGGCCCAGGCGCAGACGGCTCCGCAGACGGCCCGGTGA
- the prmA gene encoding 50S ribosomal protein L11 methyltransferase, producing the protein MTGTYQTLTVDLPETESEAAQDLLHELGAMGLEVRDREGPTMPGVRAPAVGEAIIVAYFEDADTAEQARAELHEAYPSARLQLAEEQQQDWSNAWKAHIKSVQVGRLWVGPPWEAPNAPADKVRLVIEPKMAFGTGDHPTTSLCLGAVDDYMSTHPGASVLDVGTGTGVLAIAAKKLGAGRVVGTDNDPVSVELARENAVDNGTPDVELSGKELTAVEGPFDLVVANILANTLIELAPLIVPKVKDRLLMAGVLAHQKAEVEAAYVNLGLVPEPGAQQGEWVRLDFHRAK; encoded by the coding sequence ATGACGGGGACGTATCAGACACTCACGGTGGATCTGCCGGAAACGGAGTCGGAGGCCGCCCAGGATCTGCTGCACGAGCTGGGCGCCATGGGACTGGAAGTGAGGGACCGGGAGGGCCCCACCATGCCGGGAGTGCGGGCCCCCGCCGTGGGAGAGGCCATCATCGTGGCCTACTTCGAGGACGCGGACACGGCCGAGCAGGCGCGCGCGGAGCTGCACGAGGCCTACCCCTCGGCGCGGCTGCAGCTGGCCGAGGAGCAGCAGCAGGACTGGAGCAATGCCTGGAAGGCCCACATCAAGTCGGTGCAGGTGGGACGGCTGTGGGTGGGCCCCCCCTGGGAGGCGCCAAACGCCCCGGCCGACAAGGTGCGGCTCGTCATCGAGCCGAAGATGGCCTTCGGCACCGGCGACCACCCCACCACCTCCCTGTGTCTGGGTGCGGTGGATGACTACATGAGCACCCATCCGGGAGCGAGCGTGCTGGATGTGGGCACGGGGACGGGCGTGCTGGCGATTGCCGCGAAGAAGCTGGGCGCCGGACGGGTGGTGGGCACGGACAACGATCCGGTGTCGGTGGAGCTGGCGAGGGAGAACGCCGTGGACAACGGCACCCCGGACGTGGAGCTGTCGGGCAAGGAGCTGACGGCGGTGGAGGGCCCCTTCGACTTGGTGGTGGCCAACATCCTCGCCAACACGCTCATCGAGCTGGCGCCCCTCATCGTCCCCAAGGTGAAGGACAGGCTGCTGATGGCCGGCGTGCTCGCGCATCAGAAGGCGGAGGTGGAAGCGGCGTACGTGAACCTCGGCCTGGTGCCAGAGCCGGGTGCCCAACAGGGCGAGTGGGTGCGGCTGGACTTCCACCGCGCGAAGTAA
- a CDS encoding pilus assembly FimT family protein has translation MKRTRRNTGFSLIEMATVTGIVAVLAALAYAALEVLPQRTRLTGGALEFAAVISSARSHAYGRNQRVAVLLNADGPTLGDPIRYWVVVDPWSNLAEAMKSKPDWKDLKELTPGTPAPPGSEFSVFDSGHFNPSVRVLSGGFIEAVGRVAHKGCTSLLATRIGLAKGQPSVRPDIFPPPFCFVPSEKPCTFCSGDGTTKPIRGVIFFEPDGGVTFADAHGNPSPDGAASIAFLPVGGGGLQSAQAIVITNTGLVRTFSAAR, from the coding sequence ATGAAGCGAACCCGCCGCAATACCGGTTTCTCCCTCATCGAGATGGCGACTGTGACGGGCATCGTCGCCGTTCTCGCCGCGCTCGCGTACGCCGCGTTGGAGGTGTTGCCTCAGCGCACGCGTCTGACAGGTGGCGCGCTCGAGTTCGCCGCGGTCATCTCCAGCGCCCGCTCGCACGCGTATGGCCGCAACCAGCGCGTGGCGGTGTTGCTCAACGCGGACGGACCCACGCTGGGTGACCCCATCCGTTACTGGGTGGTGGTGGATCCCTGGTCCAACCTGGCCGAGGCGATGAAGTCCAAGCCCGACTGGAAGGATCTGAAGGAGCTGACGCCCGGAACTCCCGCGCCTCCCGGCTCGGAGTTCTCGGTGTTCGACTCGGGCCACTTCAACCCCTCGGTGCGCGTGCTGTCGGGCGGCTTCATCGAGGCCGTGGGCCGCGTGGCGCACAAGGGCTGCACCTCGCTGCTGGCCACGCGCATCGGCCTCGCCAAGGGCCAGCCGTCGGTGCGTCCCGACATCTTCCCGCCGCCCTTCTGCTTCGTTCCCAGCGAGAAGCCTTGCACCTTCTGCTCGGGGGACGGCACCACCAAGCCGATCCGGGGTGTCATCTTCTTCGAGCCGGATGGCGGAGTGACGTTCGCCGATGCCCACGGCAATCCGTCTCCGGATGGCGCGGCCTCCATCGCCTTCCTCCCGGTGGGCGGCGGCGGTCTGCAGAGCGCGCAGGCCATCGTCATCACCAACACTGGTCTCGTCCGGACCTTCTCGGCCGCGAGGTGA
- a CDS encoding type IV pilus modification PilV family protein, with translation MPRHASFRPRHGFTTIESLIAAVVFLVGLAGLLGALVQARGATGQARRLMQATDIANDLAEQIQLWNFTDPRLAANDALCANDPLDKTRKLHRPKTAEYNAYIACMHGELMLRLSGASFGGLQRPVFKDEDKVEGRNETAYQRFYIVRTETVREGVQRMQVWVKVLYLDAGEPRVVTTQTMRIQMGGV, from the coding sequence ATGCCGCGACACGCTTCCTTCCGTCCACGCCACGGCTTCACGACGATCGAGTCCCTCATCGCCGCCGTGGTGTTCCTGGTGGGCCTCGCCGGTCTGCTGGGCGCGCTCGTCCAGGCGCGTGGTGCCACCGGCCAGGCCCGCAGGCTCATGCAGGCCACCGATATCGCCAACGACCTGGCCGAGCAGATCCAACTGTGGAACTTCACCGACCCGCGCCTGGCCGCCAATGACGCCTTGTGCGCGAATGATCCGTTGGACAAGACGCGCAAACTGCACAGGCCGAAGACCGCTGAATACAACGCCTACATCGCGTGCATGCACGGCGAGCTGATGTTGCGCCTGAGTGGCGCCTCGTTCGGCGGCCTGCAGCGGCCCGTCTTCAAGGACGAGGACAAGGTCGAGGGCCGTAACGAGACCGCCTACCAGCGCTTCTACATCGTCCGCACGGAGACCGTGCGCGAAGGGGTGCAGCGCATGCAGGTCTGGGTCAAGGTGCTCTACCTGGATGCGGGGGAACCGCGCGTCGTGACGACCCAGACGATGCGCATCCAGATGGGAGGCGTGTGA
- a CDS encoding prepilin-type N-terminal cleavage/methylation domain-containing protein — MRRQRGFTLIELMVGSAVTFLTVLAVSAAFLGYTQSFYTQAGIRGGQASLRQTHMMVVRNLRMAGYGMEPPLAFEFPDNWSRDSIGAVNRSDRLVFRMRNPAFNAFASTMTSSSISLAKGLPESLRKGQIVQVVCPGALAWSYAQLSLNADKGATDLSLEPATGKFPRLNDFSSSCFGSGAGGMGVYVFKIDVYDYSIQLIDEDGNPGTPARPYLFRRHGLAEGDPNSYGEPVAEDIEALRVSFLRGNGAYFLPSKYDDPAHPAPDYGTPLNDDKRNNDNPANIRAVVVGLVARSSTRDSAANPQLMNQIPSFGTKLVTSSGVLVPVAEEPIIKPKDYGFRRVVSEMSVHVRNMRSSEMPVPVYTLDATTPDACKGVLPKDDFNCAGG, encoded by the coding sequence ATGCGGCGCCAGCGTGGATTTACCCTCATCGAGCTGATGGTGGGCTCGGCCGTGACGTTCCTCACGGTGCTCGCGGTCTCCGCAGCCTTCCTGGGCTACACCCAGTCCTTCTACACGCAGGCGGGCATCCGCGGCGGGCAGGCCTCGTTGCGCCAGACGCACATGATGGTGGTGCGCAACCTGCGCATGGCCGGCTATGGCATGGAGCCGCCGCTCGCCTTCGAGTTCCCGGACAACTGGTCGCGTGACTCGATCGGTGCCGTCAACCGCTCGGACCGGCTCGTCTTCCGGATGCGCAACCCGGCGTTCAACGCCTTCGCCTCCACCATGACGTCCTCGTCCATCAGCCTGGCCAAGGGTCTTCCCGAGTCCCTGCGCAAGGGGCAGATCGTCCAGGTGGTGTGCCCGGGCGCGCTCGCCTGGAGCTACGCGCAGCTGAGCCTGAATGCCGACAAGGGCGCCACGGACCTGTCGCTGGAACCGGCCACCGGCAAGTTCCCCCGGCTCAACGACTTCTCCTCGAGCTGCTTCGGCTCCGGTGCCGGCGGAATGGGCGTGTACGTCTTCAAGATCGACGTCTACGACTACTCCATCCAGCTCATCGACGAGGATGGCAATCCCGGTACCCCGGCGCGGCCCTACCTGTTCCGCCGTCACGGGCTGGCCGAGGGCGACCCCAACTCGTATGGCGAGCCGGTGGCCGAGGACATCGAGGCGCTGCGCGTCTCCTTCCTGCGGGGCAACGGCGCCTACTTCCTCCCCTCGAAGTACGACGACCCGGCGCACCCGGCGCCCGATTACGGGACGCCCCTGAACGACGACAAGCGCAACAACGACAACCCGGCCAACATCCGCGCCGTGGTGGTGGGCCTGGTGGCCCGCAGCAGCACCCGCGACTCGGCCGCCAATCCCCAGCTGATGAACCAGATTCCCTCCTTCGGCACCAAGCTGGTCACCTCGAGCGGTGTGCTCGTCCCCGTGGCCGAGGAGCCCATCATCAAGCCCAAGGACTACGGCTTCCGCCGCGTCGTCTCCGAGATGTCGGTGCACGTGCGTAACATGCGCTCCTCGGAGATGCCGGTGCCCGTCTATACGCTGGACGCTACGACTCCGGACGCCTGCAAGGGTGTCCTTCCCAAGGATGACTTCAATTGCGCTGGAGGCTAG